A window of the Lolium perenne isolate Kyuss_39 chromosome 7, Kyuss_2.0, whole genome shotgun sequence genome harbors these coding sequences:
- the LOC127311802 gene encoding uncharacterized protein, translating into MASPGTSITDDRLAVLLEEIFLRLPTAADLVRASAACVPFRQVATGGSFLRRFRRSHPPPFVGFMDWHSFSRALPPHTSAPAASAIVRAADFTFSFLPSPTPYSLLPDPGLWSVRSILNGRILLDRGPKSEQGLVVFPLLVVCDPLHRHYRLIPPIPKDLTASVKDPLELIYKRSCEVILVPPGKEVDEQKEDYETSFRVIWMSQCKTNVVAFVYSSNTGNWQSIASKGWSDLLPGVPAVQLNSALFCQSHYAHGCLYWPMKGRECGLKDYPREVMLVLDTMTMEFTVADYPPGRWRNRQIGVVEAGDARLGLLTLSKGQVHFHVRGKAGETSNDWHLEKTIPLGEGDHAIVRATQRYLLLRRSDLRMDFRTFQLERLFEKSECFSLDVKTFQLERVCEKSDVSCGPIYTNFPPSLSSRTV; encoded by the coding sequence TCGCCACCGGCGGCTCCTTTCTACGACGTTTCCGCAGAAGCCACCCTCCGCCCTTCGTCGGTTTCATGGACTGGCACAGCTTCAGCCGGGCCCTCCCGCCTCACACCTCTGCGCCCGCCGCCAGCGCAATCGTCCGCGCCGCCGACTTCACCTTCTCCTTCCTCCCCAGCCCCACCCCCTACTCCCTGCTGCCGGACCCCGGCCTCTGGAGCGTCAGGAGCATCCTCAACGGTCGCATCCTCCTTGACCGCGGCCCCAAGAGCGAGCAGGGTTTGGTCGTCTTTCCGCTGCTCGTCGTGTGCGACCCCTTGCACCGGCACTACCGCCTGATTCCTCCAATTCCTAAAGATCTAACCGCGTCGGTCAAGGACCCGCTCGAGCTGATTTACAAGCGCTCCTGCGAGGTCATCCTCGTCCCCCCTGGCAAGGAAGTGGATGAGCAAAAGGAAGACTATGAGACTTCATTTCGTGTAATCTGGATGTCACAGTGCAAGACCAATGTGGTGGCATTCGTCTATTCTTCAAACACAGGGAACTGGCAAAGCATTGCATCCAAGGGTTGGAGCGATTTGCTACCTGGCGTGCCAGCTGTGCAGTTGAACTCTGCTTTGTTCTGCCAATCTCACTATGCCCATGGATGTTTGTACTGGCCGATGAAAGGGAGGGAATGCGGCCTCAAGGATTATCCGAGGGAAGTTATGCTTGTCCTTGACACCATGACGATGGAGTTCACCGTCGCTGATTACCCACCTGGAAGATGGAGGAATCGACAGATTGGCGTCGTGGAGGCAGGGGATGCTAGGCTTGGATTGCTTACTTTGTCAAAGGGCCAAGTTCATTTCCATGTTAGGGGAAAAGCAGGCGAGACTTCCAACGACTGGCATTTGGAGAAAACAATCCCATTGGGTGAGGGTGATCATGCTATTGTACGTGCAACACAGAGGTACTTGCTACTGCGAAGGTCAGATTTGAGGATGGACTTCAGGACATTTCAGCTTGAGAGGTTGTTTGAGAAATCTGAATGTTTCTCACTAGACGTCAAGACATTTCAGCTTGAGAGGGTGTGTGAGAAATCTGATGTCTCATGTGGGCCAATTTATACCAACTTTCCACCATCATTGTCGTCAAGGACAGTATGA